A section of the Streptomyces sp. CG1 genome encodes:
- a CDS encoding response regulator encodes MTSTIKVLLAEDQSMVREALAALLGLEDDIEVVAQVARGDQVLAAVGAHGVDVALLDIEMPGCTGIEAAAQIHREFPQVKLVVLTTFGRPGYLRSAMEAGADAFLVKDAPAAQLAEAIRKVLSGERVIDPTLAAAALAEGANPLTEREREVLRAAADGSTNAELAKALHLSQGTVRNYLSTAIQKLAVRNRAEAVRIAREKGWL; translated from the coding sequence ATGACGAGCACGATCAAGGTCCTTCTCGCGGAGGACCAGTCGATGGTCCGTGAGGCCCTGGCCGCGCTGCTCGGCCTGGAGGACGACATCGAGGTCGTCGCCCAGGTCGCGCGCGGGGACCAGGTACTGGCGGCCGTCGGCGCGCACGGCGTGGACGTGGCGCTGCTCGACATCGAGATGCCCGGCTGCACCGGCATCGAGGCGGCCGCCCAGATCCACCGGGAGTTCCCGCAGGTCAAACTGGTCGTCCTGACCACCTTCGGCCGACCCGGCTATCTGCGCAGCGCCATGGAGGCCGGCGCCGACGCCTTCCTCGTCAAGGACGCCCCGGCCGCCCAGCTCGCCGAGGCGATCCGCAAGGTGCTGTCCGGCGAGCGGGTCATCGACCCCACGCTCGCCGCCGCCGCGCTCGCCGAGGGCGCGAATCCCCTCACGGAGCGCGAGCGCGAGGTGCTCCGCGCGGCGGCCGACGGCTCCACCAACGCCGAGCTGGCCAAGGCCCTCCACCTCTCCCAGGGCACGGTCCGCAACTACCTCTCCACGGCGATCCAGAAGCTCGCGGTACGGAACCGGGCGGAGGCGGTGCGGATCGCACGGGAGAAGGGGTGGCTCTGA